From the genome of Danio rerio strain Tuebingen ecotype United States chromosome 2, GRCz12tu, whole genome shotgun sequence, one region includes:
- the nlrp3l gene encoding NACHT, LRR and PYD domains-containing protein 1 homolog isoform X2 has product MASESDFSRNRDNSGSCAGLNVSVAAQSRSNITAPVLSNNTITGDVHIIHNAPGLSWHPLDSDRRPTSETRVLISKHKARICSEYQYVTEYNSLPGEHVLLSERFTQPLIIQRHRDQQEREEEIRSGGENLQQVLSSRSSQDANNLNSLFNPDSHGIRPSAVILQGNSGNGKSFAVQKIMLDWASDKLYKERFDVVFHLKCKDINHIPGTKSLAEILSYSCSLTSDEISQILLQHSLEKVLFIVDGFDELRITQDFCLMPPNTDLRHEGPAEFRLCALLKGYILPESSLLVTTRSTAADTLTNLLKFPQRFSEIMGFSEKGVKEYFQKFFQDEELFMKAYEYVRSNETLITACSIPVICWIICTVLRERFSEGSDLTSGLETTTSIYVDFVCTLLEHHSQGLSQPVPTLLRSLGQLAERGMLDTQVLFEEKSVNGMVSDPAGNPFLCKLLFKRRIHQETMFSFMHVSFQEFFTALYCVLLDEKPFQKKLTQLKDLESIYSPPRYAVVLQFICGLLNKDVGRALNRKNVFIHPKIQEYLKKWILEDIRSSSSARALFVFNCLYELHEDSFVKVVMEQTEKIDLYAIVLRKTDLWALLYCCQCCQCLNELQMGEAELTSKKLYMILPIMPKFKSVRLFPVDLDNFILADLMCVLTRRQTLSSQSVYVYSYSGGNPANTLYLTISKEEFWFSISTMLGLEDHKELHSFSLTFQHFNALIHFDWRNIFQIVYRGNVDVLMTALHLLSGLQKMELRLGNMTKRWANRILSFSQTYTGLQEMSVHAEMLLEEGIKVLQKSRSNPGCTVTFTGKMRNKEIKHRESINQVKFRLSARGCFMETL; this is encoded by the exons ATGGCAAGTGAATCAG ATTTTAGCAGAAACCGAGACAACTCTGGATCCTGCGCTGGACTAAACGTCAGCGTTGCAGCTCAAAGTCGAAGCAATATTACAGCACCTGTACTCAGTAACAATACAATAACAGGCGACGTCCACATCATACATAATGCACCTG GTTTATCTTGGCATCCCCTGGATTCTGATAGAAGACCAACCTCAG agACCAGAGTGTTGATTTCCAAACATAAGGCTCGGATCTGCAGTGAATACCAGTATGTGACCGAGTATAACTCCCTGCCTGGTGAACATGTGCTGCTGTCTGAACGCTTCACTCAGCCTTTGATCATTCAGAGACACAGAGATCAACAAGAGAGAGAAGAAGAGATCCGCTCCGGTGGAGAAAACCTCCAGCAGGTCCTCAGCTCCAGAAGCAGTCAAGACGCCAACAATCTGAACTCTCTGTTCAACCCCGATAGCCACGGGATCCGTCCTAGTGCTGTTATACTGCAGGGAAATTCAGGCAATGGAAAATCCTTCGCTGTGCAGAAGATCATGCTGGACTGGGCATCTGATAAACTCTACAAAGAGCGCTTTGATGTTGTTTTCCACCTTAAATGTAAGGATATAAATCACATTCCTGGCACAAAGAGTTTGGCGGAGATCTTGAGCTACAGCTGCAGTTTAACATCAGATGAGATTTCACAGATATTACTACAGCATTCACTAGAGAAGGTGCTTTTCATTGTTGATGGATTTGATGAGTTGAGAATCACGCAGGACTTCTGTCTTATGCCCCCGAACACTGATCTGCGTCATGAAGGCCCAGCTGAGTTCAGACTCTGTGCCCTGCTGAAGGGTTACATCTTACCCGAATCCTCTTTACTGGTCACCACCAGATCTACAGCTGCGGACACACTGACTAACCTGCTCAAGTTTCCGCAGAGGTTCTCAGAGATCATGGGTTTCTCTGAAAAGGGGGTGAAGGAGTATTTCCAGAAGTTCTTCCAGGATGAGGAACTCTTCATGAAGGCTTATGAATATGTGAGATCAAACGAAACCCTGATCACTGCCTGCTCCATCCCTGTCATCTGCTGGATCATCTGCACAGTCCTGCGAGAGCGCTTCAGTGAGGGTTCAGATTTAACAAGCGGTCTGGAAACCACCACCTCCATCTATGTTGACTTTGTGTGCACTTTACTGGAGCATCACAGCCAGGGTTTGAGTCAGCCTGTGCCGACTCTCCTGAGGAGTCTGGGTCAGCTGGCTGAGAGAGGGATGCTGGACACACAAGTGCTGTTTGAAGAGAAAAGTGTGAATGGAATGGTTTCAGACCCTGCTGGCAATCCATTTCTTTGTAAGCTTCTCTTTAAGAGAAGGATTCACCAGGAGACAATGTTCAGCTTCATGCATGTCAGCTTTCAGGAGTTCTTCACCGCTCTTTACTGTGTGCTTCTGGATGAAAAACCATTTCAGAAGAAACTTACACAGCTCAAAGATCTCGAATCCATTTATTCTCCACCACGTTATGCAGTGGTGCTTCAGTTCATCTGTGGTCTGCTAAACAAAGATGTGGGACGAGCACTTAATAGGAAAAACGTTTTTATTCATCCAAAAATACAGGAGTATCTGAAGAAATGGATCTTAGAAGACATTAGAAGTTCTTCTAGTGCAAGAGCTCTGTTTGTGTTTAACTGTCTCTATGAGCTCCATGAAGACAGCTTTGTGAAAGTAGTCATGGAGCAAACGGAGAAGATTGACCTGTATGCTATAGTTCTCAGGAAAACAGACCTCTGGGCCCTGCTGTACTGTTGTCAGTGCTGTCAGTGCCTGAATGAACTGCAAATGGGTGAAGCtgaactaacatctaaaaagctGTACATGATTCTGCCTATAATGCCCAAGTTTAAGTCAGTAAG GTTGTTTCCAGTAGATCTGGATAATTTCATTCTTGCTGATTTGATGTGTGTCCTTACGAGAAGACAGACCCTGAGCTCACAGag TGTTTACGTCTACAGCTATTCTGGTGGTAACCCAGCGAATACACTCTATTTGACAATTAGCAAAGAAGAGTTCTG GTTTTCAATAAGCACAATGCTGGGCCTGGAGGACCACAAAGAGCTGCATTCTTTTAGTCTCACTTTTCAACACTTTAATGCACTAATCCACTTTGACTGGAGAAACATCTTTCAAATAGTCTACCGAGGGAATGTGGATGTCCTGATGACTGCCCTTCATTTACTGTCTGGACTGCAGAAAATGGAGCTGCGTTTGGGAAACATGACTAAGCGATGGGCCAATCGTATCCTCTCTTTCAGCCAGACTTACACTGGCCTACAGGAAATGAG tGTTCATGCTGAGATGTTACTGGAGGAAGGAATCAAAGTCCTACAGAAGTCTCGCTCAAATCCAGGTTGCACTGTGACATTTACAGG GAAGATGCGCAATAAAGAGATCAAACACAGAGAGAGCATCAACCAGGTGAAATTCCGTCTGAGTGCCCGAGGATGTTTCATGGAGACTTTGTAA
- the nlrp3l gene encoding NACHT, LRR and PYD domains-containing protein 1 homolog isoform X1: MFPLFLDFSRNRDNSGSCAGLNVSVAAQSRSNITAPVLSNNTITGDVHIIHNAPGLSWHPLDSDRRPTSETRVLISKHKARICSEYQYVTEYNSLPGEHVLLSERFTQPLIIQRHRDQQEREEEIRSGGENLQQVLSSRSSQDANNLNSLFNPDSHGIRPSAVILQGNSGNGKSFAVQKIMLDWASDKLYKERFDVVFHLKCKDINHIPGTKSLAEILSYSCSLTSDEISQILLQHSLEKVLFIVDGFDELRITQDFCLMPPNTDLRHEGPAEFRLCALLKGYILPESSLLVTTRSTAADTLTNLLKFPQRFSEIMGFSEKGVKEYFQKFFQDEELFMKAYEYVRSNETLITACSIPVICWIICTVLRERFSEGSDLTSGLETTTSIYVDFVCTLLEHHSQGLSQPVPTLLRSLGQLAERGMLDTQVLFEEKSVNGMVSDPAGNPFLCKLLFKRRIHQETMFSFMHVSFQEFFTALYCVLLDEKPFQKKLTQLKDLESIYSPPRYAVVLQFICGLLNKDVGRALNRKNVFIHPKIQEYLKKWILEDIRSSSSARALFVFNCLYELHEDSFVKVVMEQTEKIDLYAIVLRKTDLWALLYCCQCCQCLNELQMGEAELTSKKLYMILPIMPKFKSVRLFPVDLDNFILADLMCVLTRRQTLSSQSVYVYSYSGGNPANTLYLTISKEEFWFSISTMLGLEDHKELHSFSLTFQHFNALIHFDWRNIFQIVYRGNVDVLMTALHLLSGLQKMELRLGNMTKRWANRILSFSQTYTGLQEMSVHAEMLLEEGIKVLQKSRSNPGCTVTFTGKMRNKEIKHRESINQVKFRLSARGCFMETL, encoded by the exons atgtttccttTGTTTCTAGATTTTAGCAGAAACCGAGACAACTCTGGATCCTGCGCTGGACTAAACGTCAGCGTTGCAGCTCAAAGTCGAAGCAATATTACAGCACCTGTACTCAGTAACAATACAATAACAGGCGACGTCCACATCATACATAATGCACCTG GTTTATCTTGGCATCCCCTGGATTCTGATAGAAGACCAACCTCAG agACCAGAGTGTTGATTTCCAAACATAAGGCTCGGATCTGCAGTGAATACCAGTATGTGACCGAGTATAACTCCCTGCCTGGTGAACATGTGCTGCTGTCTGAACGCTTCACTCAGCCTTTGATCATTCAGAGACACAGAGATCAACAAGAGAGAGAAGAAGAGATCCGCTCCGGTGGAGAAAACCTCCAGCAGGTCCTCAGCTCCAGAAGCAGTCAAGACGCCAACAATCTGAACTCTCTGTTCAACCCCGATAGCCACGGGATCCGTCCTAGTGCTGTTATACTGCAGGGAAATTCAGGCAATGGAAAATCCTTCGCTGTGCAGAAGATCATGCTGGACTGGGCATCTGATAAACTCTACAAAGAGCGCTTTGATGTTGTTTTCCACCTTAAATGTAAGGATATAAATCACATTCCTGGCACAAAGAGTTTGGCGGAGATCTTGAGCTACAGCTGCAGTTTAACATCAGATGAGATTTCACAGATATTACTACAGCATTCACTAGAGAAGGTGCTTTTCATTGTTGATGGATTTGATGAGTTGAGAATCACGCAGGACTTCTGTCTTATGCCCCCGAACACTGATCTGCGTCATGAAGGCCCAGCTGAGTTCAGACTCTGTGCCCTGCTGAAGGGTTACATCTTACCCGAATCCTCTTTACTGGTCACCACCAGATCTACAGCTGCGGACACACTGACTAACCTGCTCAAGTTTCCGCAGAGGTTCTCAGAGATCATGGGTTTCTCTGAAAAGGGGGTGAAGGAGTATTTCCAGAAGTTCTTCCAGGATGAGGAACTCTTCATGAAGGCTTATGAATATGTGAGATCAAACGAAACCCTGATCACTGCCTGCTCCATCCCTGTCATCTGCTGGATCATCTGCACAGTCCTGCGAGAGCGCTTCAGTGAGGGTTCAGATTTAACAAGCGGTCTGGAAACCACCACCTCCATCTATGTTGACTTTGTGTGCACTTTACTGGAGCATCACAGCCAGGGTTTGAGTCAGCCTGTGCCGACTCTCCTGAGGAGTCTGGGTCAGCTGGCTGAGAGAGGGATGCTGGACACACAAGTGCTGTTTGAAGAGAAAAGTGTGAATGGAATGGTTTCAGACCCTGCTGGCAATCCATTTCTTTGTAAGCTTCTCTTTAAGAGAAGGATTCACCAGGAGACAATGTTCAGCTTCATGCATGTCAGCTTTCAGGAGTTCTTCACCGCTCTTTACTGTGTGCTTCTGGATGAAAAACCATTTCAGAAGAAACTTACACAGCTCAAAGATCTCGAATCCATTTATTCTCCACCACGTTATGCAGTGGTGCTTCAGTTCATCTGTGGTCTGCTAAACAAAGATGTGGGACGAGCACTTAATAGGAAAAACGTTTTTATTCATCCAAAAATACAGGAGTATCTGAAGAAATGGATCTTAGAAGACATTAGAAGTTCTTCTAGTGCAAGAGCTCTGTTTGTGTTTAACTGTCTCTATGAGCTCCATGAAGACAGCTTTGTGAAAGTAGTCATGGAGCAAACGGAGAAGATTGACCTGTATGCTATAGTTCTCAGGAAAACAGACCTCTGGGCCCTGCTGTACTGTTGTCAGTGCTGTCAGTGCCTGAATGAACTGCAAATGGGTGAAGCtgaactaacatctaaaaagctGTACATGATTCTGCCTATAATGCCCAAGTTTAAGTCAGTAAG GTTGTTTCCAGTAGATCTGGATAATTTCATTCTTGCTGATTTGATGTGTGTCCTTACGAGAAGACAGACCCTGAGCTCACAGag TGTTTACGTCTACAGCTATTCTGGTGGTAACCCAGCGAATACACTCTATTTGACAATTAGCAAAGAAGAGTTCTG GTTTTCAATAAGCACAATGCTGGGCCTGGAGGACCACAAAGAGCTGCATTCTTTTAGTCTCACTTTTCAACACTTTAATGCACTAATCCACTTTGACTGGAGAAACATCTTTCAAATAGTCTACCGAGGGAATGTGGATGTCCTGATGACTGCCCTTCATTTACTGTCTGGACTGCAGAAAATGGAGCTGCGTTTGGGAAACATGACTAAGCGATGGGCCAATCGTATCCTCTCTTTCAGCCAGACTTACACTGGCCTACAGGAAATGAG tGTTCATGCTGAGATGTTACTGGAGGAAGGAATCAAAGTCCTACAGAAGTCTCGCTCAAATCCAGGTTGCACTGTGACATTTACAGG GAAGATGCGCAATAAAGAGATCAAACACAGAGAGAGCATCAACCAGGTGAAATTCCGTCTGAGTGCCCGAGGATGTTTCATGGAGACTTTGTAA